In the Pristis pectinata isolate sPriPec2 chromosome 35, sPriPec2.1.pri, whole genome shotgun sequence genome, one interval contains:
- the LOC127586241 gene encoding putative transcription factor Ovo-like 1, producing MLTRHLKSHSVVKRHVCRFCGKGFNDTFDLKRHMRTHTGIRPYKCDLCEKAFTQRCSLESHLKKIHNVHQNYAYRERRAKIFVCEECGFTANQGDTYLLHIRDHHPMSPVLCKYLRKHTSFQNKTGMLLFPRPV from the exons ATGCTAACCCGTCATCTGAAATCACACAGCGTGGTGAAGAGGCACGTCTGTAGATTCTGCGGGAAAGGTTTCAATGACACCTTTGACCTGAAGAGGCACATGCGGACACACACAG GTATTCGGCCCTATAAGTGTGACCTGTGCGAGAAGGCATTCACGCAGCGATGCTCGCTCGAGTCTCACCTGAAGAAGATTCACAATGTGCACCAGAACTATGCCTACCGGGAACGCCGCGCCAAGATTTTCGTTTGCGAAGAGTGTGGCTTCACCGCCAATCAGGGGGACACATACCTCCTCCACATCAGGGACCACCACCCCATGAGTCCCGTATTATGCAAGTACCTACGGAAACACACCTCATTCCAGAACAAAACAGGAATGCTACTCTTTCCACGCCCCGTGTAA